A single candidate division WOR-3 bacterium DNA region contains:
- a CDS encoding GDP-mannose 4,6-dehydratase: protein MKILVTGGAGFIGSNTCDELVKSGHEILVVDNLSSGKIENLTKKAKLITADIIDCDFDQIFGKNKFDTVIHFAAQIDVRKSVADPAFDMKVNIQGLLNLLDSAVKSEVKKIIFVSSAGVMYGDTESPADENNPPVPVSPYGVSKLAGEHYLRSYSHNFGIDFTVLRFTNVYGPRQDPHGEAGVVAIFANQMISKKQSILYGHGKLQRDYVFVGDVVKAVSKALIAGSHETYNISTGVATSVSELFGEMRKFFKEIPEPVLMDTRPGELKKSVASFAKAKKDLGWEPTTSLEEGLKKTVEYFLSKGD from the coding sequence ATGAAAATTTTGGTGACCGGCGGAGCCGGCTTTATAGGGTCCAACACTTGCGATGAATTGGTAAAATCAGGGCACGAAATTTTAGTGGTTGACAACCTTTCATCAGGTAAAATCGAAAACCTGACAAAAAAAGCGAAACTGATAACAGCTGACATAATCGATTGCGATTTCGATCAGATTTTCGGCAAAAATAAATTCGACACCGTCATTCATTTCGCCGCTCAAATCGACGTCAGAAAATCCGTCGCCGACCCTGCGTTTGACATGAAAGTAAACATACAAGGGCTTTTAAACCTTCTCGATTCCGCTGTTAAATCCGAGGTGAAAAAAATTATCTTCGTCTCTTCCGCAGGAGTGATGTACGGCGACACAGAATCGCCAGCGGATGAAAACAATCCTCCTGTACCCGTCTCGCCATACGGAGTCTCGAAACTCGCCGGAGAGCATTACCTGAGGTCATACTCCCACAATTTCGGTATAGACTTCACTGTCCTCCGTTTCACAAACGTCTATGGACCAAGGCAGGATCCTCACGGGGAAGCCGGAGTGGTAGCTATTTTCGCCAATCAGATGATATCGAAAAAACAATCGATCCTCTACGGGCATGGAAAACTTCAGAGGGATTATGTCTTCGTAGGAGACGTCGTCAAAGCCGTTTCGAAAGCCCTTATTGCAGGTTCCCATGAAACCTACAATATTTCAACCGGTGTGGCGACCTCTGTCTCCGAATTGTTTGGAGAGATGAGGAAATTTTTTAAAGAAATTCCTGAACCTGTTCTGATGGACACCAGACCAGGAGAGCTTAAAAAAAGCGTCGCCAGCTTCGCGAAGGCGAAAAAAGACCTCGGCTGGGAACCAACCACCTCTTTAGAAGAAGGCTTAAAGAAAACGGTTGAATATTTTCTCTCAAAAGGAGATTAG
- a CDS encoding DUF1232 domain-containing protein, with protein MENSKFQVTEDFLKENSQKIKEEDLELIVEKADDIEDKVKKSGPLSRFYEDIKLSLSMIKDYTRGKYKAIPFWALSSVAFTVLYILNPVDIFADPVPFLGLIDDVTLIGICLYMVEKDLKKYRIWKSKSE; from the coding sequence ATGGAAAATTCCAAATTTCAAGTCACCGAAGATTTTCTCAAAGAAAACTCTCAAAAAATCAAAGAAGAAGATCTGGAACTAATCGTTGAGAAAGCCGACGACATAGAGGATAAGGTTAAAAAAAGCGGACCACTTTCGAGGTTTTACGAGGATATCAAACTTTCTCTTTCAATGATAAAGGACTACACCAGGGGCAAATACAAAGCAATTCCTTTCTGGGCTCTTTCTTCCGTTGCTTTCACGGTTCTTTATATACTGAACCCAGTCGACATTTTCGCCGATCCTGTCCCTTTTCTCGGGCTTATCGACGATGTGACGCTTATTGGCATCTGTCTTTACATGGTTGAAAAAGATCTGAAAAAATACAGAATCTGGAAATCAAAATCTGAATAG